One part of the Raphanus sativus cultivar WK10039 chromosome 7, ASM80110v3, whole genome shotgun sequence genome encodes these proteins:
- the LOC108817459 gene encoding auxilin-like protein 1 isoform X4, translated as MDYEKPPTATTTTFSRKMTNRSHSHSHSLSFSANAVYDGVFSSPAAATTTARSSPLVDYGEIFRGSGPSPSSIPFLDVPELNAGKVKVDVRSSKLDYSSVFGGFGACDFAVTPDEVIVKPLKEKKKDTRNRRKGGSSSDEVKNLTSSPEMVRMKHSDILLHQTGEKNGTTHLTQVPAVPAPSPTQLVGEVSPLQKIGQGSEKGTTYVTQVRAVPDPCRTRLVDNVSSPLLKIVHGSEKGTTPSAQVPVVAAPAQVVDNTSLLPKVESETRIPSVEKKPCNEEVQASRKRRSKTEVDFEKVFARDEFSKRDNSTCKIDTIAERRDLKPPSSLLQRTLNGENRASERFMGFSSGLPEKFHEAEDDDSPSSPPFFDAETDIDSSAAESSAALKKALEEAQVRMNIAKQMMGRKKSGFRTSAKLKSCDESPKVEGKTTEAVGSSQVEDKRDEEVEEKLQESSSQVEDKRDEKVEEKLQESSSQVLGEVVNSSEQSFSNEGDQHAKRARKQWEVPEGILNSTPDHKREEVEEQEVVKLEEEQAKKARKHWELPGGIFKSVMNNSKQQETESIAPAKPETDTKQEVQPLTENSFYTFGHLGSKLKCVVEAFTGSKVSQKDETHATEEEKSILPQMVHCEEGDSQEMLAGIPVTEANFREAEEIQQQTDSQGETRQEEMSESTFVEGCSQKMEKETGWQVKSACESEDGPDCGVKDFQENPHLTYNFPDQEGEKEIVSGPQEMLAGPDDTKTDARGVEEIPTPNESLSKTQLDESVGTMVSFVTESTPEPENIHEETEHKAPRRRRVWKTSEDVYNMIRAPKGNKRHWQLPSVETETTQRSFQMEGIRIHDTEEAESTSEQASDSGLQENWTVLKQMFRQMFQTADTTKGEDETYCLVESEKDHIEIHQKAGDENGKETSYRQITGTDRYEQNEVETEYKAYAHMESEEEANCREEEGKVEVPDATGMASDHEGEYVPEVFEEAGWTQGLSELDESREHPDSRAEMLEYDRSETDSNKSCEKFDQTRELAAETKNDCSIDTDTSRSSFETRQGDSHTEEVGLEQDVRDQFHEKYSPASSTQEHVEEIDSDSIQSGWSAVEDEDKIKSFVEESLAGHLQDGGASKVGEIEETKEESDEMETSIGEENSEDKTEQEHLFECQKEEIDRNNVEPAESLPKGDEKVGTSTDRNMKEKEGEESSRSSMEEEGDGSSDASQKEAERVEKHLKKKDEAKEKERERSMVERAIREARERAFADAKERAGKAAMEKAKARPPRRVASDGPRRSEKASVEVNDKLSSAEKASMQAKLRAERAAVERALSEARERALEKALSGKFDTSQTKSYGGSKSFGSSGDRRGSSSSGTENKSSGPSSSSNQTGEPIQRCKARSERHQRTSERAAEALAEKKLRDLKVQKEEAERNRLAESLDADVKRWSNGKENNLRALLSTLQYILGAESGWKPIPLTDLVSSASVRKAYRKATLYVHPDKLQQRGASTQQKYICEKVFDLLKEAWNKFGADER; from the exons ATGGACTACGAGAAGCCTCCCACTGCCACTACTACTACTTTCTCCAGGAAGATGACTAACCGTAGCCACAGCCACAGCCACAGCCTCAGCTTCAGCGCAAATGCCGTATACGACGGCGTCTTCTCTTCTCCGGCGGCGGCGACGACCACTGCGAGGTCGTCTCCTCTCGTCGATTACGGCGAGATATTCCGCGGCTCCGGTCCTTCTCCGTCTTCGATTCCGTTTCTCGATGTCCCCGAGCTCAACGCTGGTAAGGTTAAGGTCGACGTGAGGAGCTCGAAGCTCGACTACTCTTCCGTGTTTGGAGGTTTCGGAGCTTGCGATTTCGCCGTTACTCCCGACGAAGTGATCGTCAAGCCtttaaaagagaagaagaaggatacaAG GAATCGTAGGAAAGGTGGAAGCTCTTCTGATGAGGTCAAGAATCTAACTTCGTCACCTGAGATGGTTAGGATGAAGCACTCTGATATATTATTACACCAGACCGGTGAGAAGAATGGGACTACTCATCTTACTCAAGTCCCCGCTGTGCCTGCTCCTAGTCCTACTCAACTCGTTGGTGAGGTTAGTCCGTTGCAGAAGATTGGCCAGGGCAGTGAGAAGGGGACTACTTATGTTACTCAAGTCCGCGCTGTGCCTGATCCTTGTCGTACTCGACTGGTTGATAACGTTAGTAGTCCGTTGCTGAAGATTGTCCACGGGAGTGAGAAGGGGACTACTCCTTCTGCTCAGGTTCCTGTTGTGGCTGCTCCTGCTCAAGTGGTTGATAACACGAGTCTGTTGCCGAAGGTTGAGAGTGAAACACGTATTCCATCAGTTGAGAAGAAGCCGTGTAATGAGGAAGTCCAGGCTTCTAGAAAGCGGAGATCTAAAACTGAGGTAGATTTCGAGAAGGTCTTTGCTCGAGATGAATTCAGTAAGCGTGATAATTCCACGTGCAAGATTGATACAATTGCTGAACGTCGGGATTTGAAGCCACCTTCCAGCTTGCTGCAGCGTACACTCAACGGTGAAAATAGAGCTTCTGAGAGATTTATGGGTTTCAGTTCAGGGCTTCCGGAGAAGTTTCATGAAGCTGAAGATGATGATTCTCCGAGTTCACCTCCATTCTTTGATGCTGAAACAGATATAGATTCTTCTGCTGCTGAGTCCTCTGCGGCGTTGAAAAAGGCTTTAGAAGAGGCTCAAGTGAGAATGAATATTGCAAAACAAATGATGGGAAGGAAGAAATCAGGCTTTCGTACTTCTGCAAAACTGAAATCTTGTGATGAGTCCCCAAAAGTTGAAGGAAAAACCACCGAAGCTGTGGGAAGTTCTCAAGTTGAAGACAAAAGGGACGAAGAAGTTGAAGAAAAACTACAAGAAAGCAGTTCTCAAGTTGAGGACAAAAGGGACGAAAAAGTTGAAGAAAAACTACAAGAAAGCAGTTCTCAAGTTCTCGGTGAAGTGGTGAACTCTTCCGAACAATCATTTTCAAACGAGGGAGATCAGCATGCAAAAAGAGCACGGAAGCAGTGGGAAGTTCCTGAAGGGATTTTAAATTCAACCCCTGACCATAAGCGGGAAGAAGTTGAAGAGCAAGAAGTGGTGAAGCTAGAAGAGGAACAAGCCAAAAAAGCTCGTAAACACTGGGAGTTACCTGGAGGGATATTCAAATCAGTTATGAATAATAGTAAGCAGCAGGAGACAGAAAGCATTGCACCAGCCAAACCTGAAACTGATACGAAACAAGAGGTGCAACCATTGACTGAAAATTCCTTCTATACATTTGGACACCTGGGTAGTAAATTAAAATGTGTTGTAGAGGCCTTCACGGGGAGCAAGGTTTCACAAAAAGATGAGACACATGCAACAGAGGAGGAAAAATCTATCCTCCCTCAAATGGTTCACTGTGAAGAAGGCGACTCACAAGAGATGTTAGCTGGTATTCCAGTCACGGAAGCTAACTTTAGGGAAGCGGAGGAGATCCAGCAACAAACTGACAGTCAAGGCGAAACCAGACAAGAAGAGATGTCTGAATCCACTTTTGTCGAAGGTTGTTCGCAGAAGATGGAGAAAGAAACAGGATGGCAAGTTAAAAGTGCTTGCGAGTCCGAAGATGGACCTGACTGTGGTGTGAAAGATTTCCAAGAGAACCCTCACCTAACTTACAACTTTCCAGATCAGGAGGGTGAGAAGGAGATAGTTTCTGGGCCGCAAGAGATGTTAGCTGGTCCTGATGATACCAAAACAGATGCAAGGGGAGTGGAAGAGATTCCAACACCTAATGAGAGTTTGAGCAAAACTCAATTAGATGAAAGTGTTGGAACTATGGTGTCTTTTGTGACAGAAAGTACTCCTGAGCCAGAAAACATACACGAGGAGACAGAGCACAAGGCTCCCAGGcgaagaagagtttggaaaaccTCTGAAGACGTCTACAATATGATAAGGGCCCCGAAGGGAAACAAAAGGCATTGGCAGCTACCAAGTGTGGAAACAGAAACTACACAGAGGTCATTTCAAATGGAAGGTATAAGGATCCATGATACTGAAGAAGCAGAAAGCACATCTGAGCAAGCTAGTGATTCAGGATTGCAAGAAAATTGGACCGTTCTTAAACAAATGTTTAGGCAGATGTTCCAGACAGCAGATACTACTAAGGGCGAGGATGAAACTTATTGCTTAGTGGAATCTGAAAAGGATCATATTGAAATCCATCAAAAAGCTGGAGACGAGAATGGAAAAGAAACTTCTTACCGCCAGATTACTGGTACAGATAGATATGAACAGAATGAAGTGGAGACGGAGTATAAAGCCTACGCACATATGGAGTCGGAAGAAGAAGCAAACTGTAGAGAAGAGGAAGGTAAAGTAGAAGTGCCGGATGCTACTGGAATGGCTAGTGACCACGAAGGTGAATATGTGCCGGAAGTATTTGAAGAAGCTGGCTGGACTCAAGGACTTTCTGAACTTGATGAGAGCAGAGAGCATCCAGATTCTCGTGCTGAAATGCTTGAATATGATCGTAGTGAGACGGATTCAAACAAATCTTGCGAGAAATTTGATCAAACGCGGGAACTAGCAGCGGAAACCAAGAACGATTGTAGCATAGATACTGACACGAGCAGGTCATCTTTTGAAACTAGACAAGGTGATTCACATACTGAGGAGGTTGGCTTAGAGCAAGATGTCAGGGACCAATTCCATGAAAAATACAGCCCTGCGAGTAGCACCCAAGAGCACGTTGAAGAAATAGATTCTGATTCAATTCAAAGTGGTTGGAGCGCTGTAGAGGATGAAGATAAAATCAAGTCTTTTGTAGAGGAAAGTTTGGCAGGTCATCTACAGGATGGAGGGGCAAGTAAGGTTGGAGAAATAGAGGAAACCAAAGAAGAATCTGATGAAATGGAAACAAGTATTGGTGAAGAGAATAGTGAAGATAAGACAGAACAAGAGCACCTGTTTGAGTGTCAAAAGGAGGAAATAGATCGAAACAATGTAGAGCCAGCCGAGTCTTTGCCGAAAGGAGACGAAAAAGTTGGCACATCAACGGATAGAAACATGAAAGAAAAGGAGGGAGAGGAGAGTAGTCGATCATCTATGGAAGAAGAGGGAGATGGTAGTTCTGATGCTTCACAAAAAGAAGCAGAGCGAGTTGAGAAACATCTGAAAAAGAAAGATGAagcaaaagagaaagaaagagagagatctATGGTAGAAAGAGCTATCCGTGAGGCCCGGGAAAGAGCGTTTGCTGATGCTAAGGAAAGAGCAGGAAAAGCCGCAATGGAGAAAGCAAAGGCGAGACCTCCCCGAAGAGTGGCTTCTGATGGTCCAAGGAGATCAGAGAAAGCATCTGTTGAGGTAAATGATAAGTTATCGTCAGCTGAGAAGGCTTCAATGCAAGCTAAACTCAGAGCCGAGCGTGCTGCTGTGGAAAGAGCACTCTCTGAGGCCAGAGAACGTGCCCTAGAAAAAGCATTGTCCGGTAAGTTCGATACTTCTCAAACAAAAAGTTATGGTGGCAGCAAGTCATTTGGCTCCTCTGGTGATAGACGAGGCTCGTCATCTTCT GGTACAGAAAACAAAAGTTCGGGTCCGTCTAGTTCTTCAAATCAGACTG GTGAGCCAATCCAGAGATGCAAAGCTAGATCTGAGAGACACCAGAGAACATCTGAGCGTGCG GCAGAGGCTCTTGCAGAGAAGAAACTTCGTGATCTCAAAGTCCAGAAAGAGGAGGCAGAGAGAAAT AGGCTTGCGGAATCTCTTGATGCTGATGTAAAACGGTGGTCGAATGGAAAGGAAAACAACTTGCGGGCATTGCTCTCAACACTCCAATAT ATACTTGGAGCAGAGAGTGGATGGAAACCAATTCCTCTAACTGATCTTGTTTCAAGTGCTTCTGTGAGAAAAGCTTACCGAAAGGCAACTCTTTACGTTCATCCCGACAAGCTTCAGCAACGTGGCGCATCCACACAACAGAAGTACATTTGCGAAAAGGTTTTTGACCTTCTCAAg GAAGCGTGGAACAAATTTGGTGCAGACGAACGATAA
- the LOC108817459 gene encoding auxilin-like protein 1 isoform X1: MDYEKPPTATTTTFSRKMTNRSHSHSHSLSFSANAVYDGVFSSPAAATTTARSSPLVDYGEIFRGSGPSPSSIPFLDVPELNAGKVKVDVRSSKLDYSSVFGGFGACDFAVTPDEVIVKPLKEKKKDTRNRRKGGSSSDEVKNLTSSPEMVRMKHSDILLHQTGEKNGTTHLTQVPAVPAPSPTQLVGEVSPLQKIGQGSEKGTTYVTQVRAVPDPCRTRLVDNVSSPLLKIVHGSEKGTTPSAQVPVVAAPAQVVDNTSLLPKVESETRIPSVEKKPCNEEVQASRKRRSKTEVDFEKVFARDEFSKRDNSTCKIDTIAERRDLKPPSSLLQRTLNGENRASERFMGFSSGLPEKFHEAEDDDSPSSPPFFDAETDIDSSAAESSAALKKALEEAQVRMNIAKQMMGRKKSGFRTSAKLKSCDESPKVEGKTTEAVGSSQVEDKRDEEVEEKLQESSSQVEDKRDEKVEEKLQESSSQVLGEVVNSSEQSFSNEGDQHAKRARKQWEVPEGILNSTPDHKREEVEEQEVVKLEEEQAKKARKHWELPGGIFKSVMNNSKQQETESIAPAKPETDTKQEVQPLTENSFYTFGHLGSKLKCVVEAFTGSKVSQKDETHATEEEKSILPQMVHCEEGDSQEMLAGIPVTEANFREAEEIQQQTDSQGETRQEEMSESTFVEGCSQKMEKETGWQVKSACESEDGPDCGVKDFQENPHLTYNFPDQEGEKEIVSGPQEMLAGPDDTKTDARGVEEIPTPNESLSKTQLDESVGTMVSFVTESTPEPENIHEETEHKAPRRRRVWKTSEDVYNMIRAPKGNKRHWQLPSVETETTQRSFQMEGIRIHDTEEAESTSEQASDSGLQENWTVLKQMFRQMFQTADTTKGEDETYCLVESEKDHIEIHQKAGDENGKETSYRQITGTDRYEQNEVETEYKAYAHMESEEEANCREEEGKVEVPDATGMASDHEGEYVPEVFEEAGWTQGLSELDESREHPDSRAEMLEYDRSETDSNKSCEKFDQTRELAAETKNDCSIDTDTSRSSFETRQGDSHTEEVGLEQDVRDQFHEKYSPASSTQEHVEEIDSDSIQSGWSAVEDEDKIKSFVEESLAGHLQDGGASKVGEIEETKEESDEMETSIGEENSEDKTEQEHLFECQKEEIDRNNVEPAESLPKGDEKVGTSTDRNMKEKEGEESSRSSMEEEGDGSSDASQKEAERVEKHLKKKDEAKEKERERSMVERAIREARERAFADAKERAGKAAMEKAKARPPRRVASDGPRRSEKASVEVNDKLSSAEKASMQAKLRAERAAVERALSEARERALEKALSGKFDTSQTKSYGGSKSFGSSGDRRGSSSSQGTENKSSGPSSSSNQTAKGEPIQRCKARSERHQRTSERAAEALAEKKLRDLKVQKEEAERNRLAESLDADVKRWSNGKENNLRALLSTLQYILGAESGWKPIPLTDLVSSASVRKAYRKATLYVHPDKLQQRGASTQQKYICEKVFDLLKEAWNKFGADER, translated from the exons ATGGACTACGAGAAGCCTCCCACTGCCACTACTACTACTTTCTCCAGGAAGATGACTAACCGTAGCCACAGCCACAGCCACAGCCTCAGCTTCAGCGCAAATGCCGTATACGACGGCGTCTTCTCTTCTCCGGCGGCGGCGACGACCACTGCGAGGTCGTCTCCTCTCGTCGATTACGGCGAGATATTCCGCGGCTCCGGTCCTTCTCCGTCTTCGATTCCGTTTCTCGATGTCCCCGAGCTCAACGCTGGTAAGGTTAAGGTCGACGTGAGGAGCTCGAAGCTCGACTACTCTTCCGTGTTTGGAGGTTTCGGAGCTTGCGATTTCGCCGTTACTCCCGACGAAGTGATCGTCAAGCCtttaaaagagaagaagaaggatacaAG GAATCGTAGGAAAGGTGGAAGCTCTTCTGATGAGGTCAAGAATCTAACTTCGTCACCTGAGATGGTTAGGATGAAGCACTCTGATATATTATTACACCAGACCGGTGAGAAGAATGGGACTACTCATCTTACTCAAGTCCCCGCTGTGCCTGCTCCTAGTCCTACTCAACTCGTTGGTGAGGTTAGTCCGTTGCAGAAGATTGGCCAGGGCAGTGAGAAGGGGACTACTTATGTTACTCAAGTCCGCGCTGTGCCTGATCCTTGTCGTACTCGACTGGTTGATAACGTTAGTAGTCCGTTGCTGAAGATTGTCCACGGGAGTGAGAAGGGGACTACTCCTTCTGCTCAGGTTCCTGTTGTGGCTGCTCCTGCTCAAGTGGTTGATAACACGAGTCTGTTGCCGAAGGTTGAGAGTGAAACACGTATTCCATCAGTTGAGAAGAAGCCGTGTAATGAGGAAGTCCAGGCTTCTAGAAAGCGGAGATCTAAAACTGAGGTAGATTTCGAGAAGGTCTTTGCTCGAGATGAATTCAGTAAGCGTGATAATTCCACGTGCAAGATTGATACAATTGCTGAACGTCGGGATTTGAAGCCACCTTCCAGCTTGCTGCAGCGTACACTCAACGGTGAAAATAGAGCTTCTGAGAGATTTATGGGTTTCAGTTCAGGGCTTCCGGAGAAGTTTCATGAAGCTGAAGATGATGATTCTCCGAGTTCACCTCCATTCTTTGATGCTGAAACAGATATAGATTCTTCTGCTGCTGAGTCCTCTGCGGCGTTGAAAAAGGCTTTAGAAGAGGCTCAAGTGAGAATGAATATTGCAAAACAAATGATGGGAAGGAAGAAATCAGGCTTTCGTACTTCTGCAAAACTGAAATCTTGTGATGAGTCCCCAAAAGTTGAAGGAAAAACCACCGAAGCTGTGGGAAGTTCTCAAGTTGAAGACAAAAGGGACGAAGAAGTTGAAGAAAAACTACAAGAAAGCAGTTCTCAAGTTGAGGACAAAAGGGACGAAAAAGTTGAAGAAAAACTACAAGAAAGCAGTTCTCAAGTTCTCGGTGAAGTGGTGAACTCTTCCGAACAATCATTTTCAAACGAGGGAGATCAGCATGCAAAAAGAGCACGGAAGCAGTGGGAAGTTCCTGAAGGGATTTTAAATTCAACCCCTGACCATAAGCGGGAAGAAGTTGAAGAGCAAGAAGTGGTGAAGCTAGAAGAGGAACAAGCCAAAAAAGCTCGTAAACACTGGGAGTTACCTGGAGGGATATTCAAATCAGTTATGAATAATAGTAAGCAGCAGGAGACAGAAAGCATTGCACCAGCCAAACCTGAAACTGATACGAAACAAGAGGTGCAACCATTGACTGAAAATTCCTTCTATACATTTGGACACCTGGGTAGTAAATTAAAATGTGTTGTAGAGGCCTTCACGGGGAGCAAGGTTTCACAAAAAGATGAGACACATGCAACAGAGGAGGAAAAATCTATCCTCCCTCAAATGGTTCACTGTGAAGAAGGCGACTCACAAGAGATGTTAGCTGGTATTCCAGTCACGGAAGCTAACTTTAGGGAAGCGGAGGAGATCCAGCAACAAACTGACAGTCAAGGCGAAACCAGACAAGAAGAGATGTCTGAATCCACTTTTGTCGAAGGTTGTTCGCAGAAGATGGAGAAAGAAACAGGATGGCAAGTTAAAAGTGCTTGCGAGTCCGAAGATGGACCTGACTGTGGTGTGAAAGATTTCCAAGAGAACCCTCACCTAACTTACAACTTTCCAGATCAGGAGGGTGAGAAGGAGATAGTTTCTGGGCCGCAAGAGATGTTAGCTGGTCCTGATGATACCAAAACAGATGCAAGGGGAGTGGAAGAGATTCCAACACCTAATGAGAGTTTGAGCAAAACTCAATTAGATGAAAGTGTTGGAACTATGGTGTCTTTTGTGACAGAAAGTACTCCTGAGCCAGAAAACATACACGAGGAGACAGAGCACAAGGCTCCCAGGcgaagaagagtttggaaaaccTCTGAAGACGTCTACAATATGATAAGGGCCCCGAAGGGAAACAAAAGGCATTGGCAGCTACCAAGTGTGGAAACAGAAACTACACAGAGGTCATTTCAAATGGAAGGTATAAGGATCCATGATACTGAAGAAGCAGAAAGCACATCTGAGCAAGCTAGTGATTCAGGATTGCAAGAAAATTGGACCGTTCTTAAACAAATGTTTAGGCAGATGTTCCAGACAGCAGATACTACTAAGGGCGAGGATGAAACTTATTGCTTAGTGGAATCTGAAAAGGATCATATTGAAATCCATCAAAAAGCTGGAGACGAGAATGGAAAAGAAACTTCTTACCGCCAGATTACTGGTACAGATAGATATGAACAGAATGAAGTGGAGACGGAGTATAAAGCCTACGCACATATGGAGTCGGAAGAAGAAGCAAACTGTAGAGAAGAGGAAGGTAAAGTAGAAGTGCCGGATGCTACTGGAATGGCTAGTGACCACGAAGGTGAATATGTGCCGGAAGTATTTGAAGAAGCTGGCTGGACTCAAGGACTTTCTGAACTTGATGAGAGCAGAGAGCATCCAGATTCTCGTGCTGAAATGCTTGAATATGATCGTAGTGAGACGGATTCAAACAAATCTTGCGAGAAATTTGATCAAACGCGGGAACTAGCAGCGGAAACCAAGAACGATTGTAGCATAGATACTGACACGAGCAGGTCATCTTTTGAAACTAGACAAGGTGATTCACATACTGAGGAGGTTGGCTTAGAGCAAGATGTCAGGGACCAATTCCATGAAAAATACAGCCCTGCGAGTAGCACCCAAGAGCACGTTGAAGAAATAGATTCTGATTCAATTCAAAGTGGTTGGAGCGCTGTAGAGGATGAAGATAAAATCAAGTCTTTTGTAGAGGAAAGTTTGGCAGGTCATCTACAGGATGGAGGGGCAAGTAAGGTTGGAGAAATAGAGGAAACCAAAGAAGAATCTGATGAAATGGAAACAAGTATTGGTGAAGAGAATAGTGAAGATAAGACAGAACAAGAGCACCTGTTTGAGTGTCAAAAGGAGGAAATAGATCGAAACAATGTAGAGCCAGCCGAGTCTTTGCCGAAAGGAGACGAAAAAGTTGGCACATCAACGGATAGAAACATGAAAGAAAAGGAGGGAGAGGAGAGTAGTCGATCATCTATGGAAGAAGAGGGAGATGGTAGTTCTGATGCTTCACAAAAAGAAGCAGAGCGAGTTGAGAAACATCTGAAAAAGAAAGATGAagcaaaagagaaagaaagagagagatctATGGTAGAAAGAGCTATCCGTGAGGCCCGGGAAAGAGCGTTTGCTGATGCTAAGGAAAGAGCAGGAAAAGCCGCAATGGAGAAAGCAAAGGCGAGACCTCCCCGAAGAGTGGCTTCTGATGGTCCAAGGAGATCAGAGAAAGCATCTGTTGAGGTAAATGATAAGTTATCGTCAGCTGAGAAGGCTTCAATGCAAGCTAAACTCAGAGCCGAGCGTGCTGCTGTGGAAAGAGCACTCTCTGAGGCCAGAGAACGTGCCCTAGAAAAAGCATTGTCCGGTAAGTTCGATACTTCTCAAACAAAAAGTTATGGTGGCAGCAAGTCATTTGGCTCCTCTGGTGATAGACGAGGCTCGTCATCTTCT CAGGGTACAGAAAACAAAAGTTCGGGTCCGTCTAGTTCTTCAAATCAGACTG CGAAAGGTGAGCCAATCCAGAGATGCAAAGCTAGATCTGAGAGACACCAGAGAACATCTGAGCGTGCG GCAGAGGCTCTTGCAGAGAAGAAACTTCGTGATCTCAAAGTCCAGAAAGAGGAGGCAGAGAGAAAT AGGCTTGCGGAATCTCTTGATGCTGATGTAAAACGGTGGTCGAATGGAAAGGAAAACAACTTGCGGGCATTGCTCTCAACACTCCAATAT ATACTTGGAGCAGAGAGTGGATGGAAACCAATTCCTCTAACTGATCTTGTTTCAAGTGCTTCTGTGAGAAAAGCTTACCGAAAGGCAACTCTTTACGTTCATCCCGACAAGCTTCAGCAACGTGGCGCATCCACACAACAGAAGTACATTTGCGAAAAGGTTTTTGACCTTCTCAAg GAAGCGTGGAACAAATTTGGTGCAGACGAACGATAA